The genomic region CAGCACGTATAATTGCTTCTGTTATATGTGGGTGGGCATGTCCGGTTATAATAGGACCATATGCCGCAAGATAATCTATATATTTATTACCATCAACATCCCAAAAATACGCACCTTTTCCCCGAGCCATAACAACAGGCGAACCACCACCAACGGCTTTAAAAGAACGAGATGGGCTGTTAACACCTCCGACTATATGCTGAAGTGCCTCTTTATGTATTGCTTCTGATTTTTCACGTATCATCAAAACTGCCTCCTGTATCAATCCATATCATTACCCATCTTACCACGTTGCTTTCTTTTATAAAACTTTGCTTTGGGAGGGAAGTTAATATGGTGGTGGTTCATGATTGAATGTTGTGAGCCTCTTACCTATAACAAAGAATCTAAATTTAATTAGGTCCGTTGATTTCCGCTACAGGCACTCGCTTTCCGCGGGGAGGGACGTGAGCCTCCTCGACTTCGCCTGCGGGGTCTCGCGGTTCCCTCTATGTCCCGCAGGAGTCGAGTGCCTTTCGCTCCAATCAACTCGGGGTTTTAACAAATTAACTCTTCAATAAGAGCCTTATAAAAGGAGTTTCAATTAATAACAAAAGGGTTTCTGGTTGTGATACAAAGGAAAATCTCTTAAACTAAAATGATGTAACTAAGATGTAAGCTAAAAGTATGAAAATAAGTTCTATATTTTATCCAGCAGTCGAAGTGGAGGAACGCGAGACTCCTGCGGGAGAAGCGGTTTAGGGGAGACCCCGCAGGAGCGATAGCGACGAGGAGGCTCCCCAACCGCCCGCGGAACGCGAGTGTTCTGGAACGAAGACTGCCTATTTACGGATAGCAAAAAAAAAATAAAGCTGTTTAATGGAGGATATTATGAGTGCAATCATAGAGGTTAAAGAGCTTAGAAAAGAATTTAAGTCCTATTCCAGTCGATCTGGGTTGAAGGGGGCATTTAGAGATTTATTTACTCGAAATTATAAGGTGCTTGCAGCTGTGAAGGACATATCGTTTCAAGTGAATGAAGGGGAAATGGTTGGGTACATAGGTGAAAATGGAGCGGGTAAATCAACTTCCATTAAGATGCTTACTGGAATCCTTACACCGACTAGTGGCGAAATTATAGTGAATGGTATGAATCCACACAAAGAGCGAGAAAAGTTTGTTAAGACAATCGGAGTGGTGTTTGGACAGCGTTCACAGCTTTGGTGGGATATTGCCGTTCAGGAGTCATTTAGACTATTGAAAAAGGTGTATCATGTATCGGATGAGGACTATAAAGAGCATATGGATCATGTGATTGAAACGCTTGATATCGGCCATCTACTGGATAAACCAGTTAGAAAGCTTTCGCTTGGTCAGCGAATGAGATGTGAGCTTGCGGCAGCGTTAATACATAAACCGACGCTTTTATTTCTTGATGAGCCAACAATAGGGTTAGATGTGTTAGTCAAAATGAAAATTCGTAGATTTCTCAAGGAAATGAATGAAAAATACAAAACGACGATTCTGTTAACGACTCATGATTTAACTGACATTGAAGCACTGTGTGAACGTGTAGTCATGCTTGATGAAGGAAGTATCATTTATGATGGTTCACTCAAGCAGCTCCGAGCTAACTGGGTCGAGGGAAAACAGATTCAATTTGAATTTACAAGAACTGTAAACTCGGAGGAGTTATCGAATATGAGTGTCGGGCATACTGTTGCTTGGGCAAAAGGGGAGCGAGAGAATGTATGGATTGCGTCGGTAGAGGATGATGAAAAAGTCATCTCAGACCTCATTTCCAAAATTGTCTCTCACTACCAGATCCGAGACCTTCATATTAAGGAGACTTCGACCGAGGAAATTATTCGAAACATCTATGAAGAGGGAATTCATCATGGCTAAGTATATAGAAATGATTAGAATTCGTTTTTTAATGATGCTAGCATACAGAACGAACTACTATAGTGGCATCTTAATTTATAGCATCAATATCGGAGCCTATTATTTTCTATGGAGTGCAATCTATGGAGATAAAGGAACGATTCAAGGCTTAAGTATTATCCAAATGACAACCTATATAGCCGTTGCGTGGATGGCAAGAGCATTTTACTTTAATAATATTGATAGAGAGATTGCAACGGAAATTAAGGAAGGGAAAGTAGCGATAGAGCTTATTCGTCCTTATCATTATTTGCGAATGAAGATGATGCAGGCACTAGGTGAGGGGATTTTTAGATTGCTGTTCTTTTCCGTTCCAGGAATGTTCATCGTAAGCTTATTTTTCCCTTTGAATTTTTCTACTAACCTCATTATATGGATTAGCTTTTTTATCTCGATTATCTTTAGTTTTATTATCAATACACAAATCAATTTATTAGCAGGTATTACCACTTTCTTCCTATTTAATAACGATGGGTTAATTCGGGCTAAACGTGTAGTGATTGACTTGTTTTCTGGTCTGCTTCTTCCGATAAGTTTTTATCCATTATGGGCTCAAGAAATTATGGGGTATTTTCCATTTCAAGCAATCAGTTATATTCCGAGCATGATCTTTACAGAGGCATTCAAGGGATCAGAGTTAGTAAATGCATTACTAATTCAAGGAATGTGGTCACTACTATTAATTATTCCGATTCAGCTTTTGTGGATCTTAGCAAAAAAACAGCTCATCATACAGGGGGGCTAATATGTTCTACATTTCTATCTTTTTTCAATATATGGCGCAATACATGAAAACGAGACTACAATACCGTTCGGATATGGTCGTTGAAATTATATCAGATCTTCTTTTTCAGGCGGTAAATTTGATTTTTATATTAGTAGTGTTTGGTCACACCCAGTTTCTAAATGGCTGGACCAGGGATGAGATTATCTTTATTTATGGATTTTTCCTAGTTCCTTTTGCGATTTTTGGTGCCTTTTTTAATATTTGGGACTTTAATGAGCGTTATATTGTGAAGGGGGAAATGGACCGGATCTTAACAAGGCCGATTCATAGTCTGTTTCAAATTATAATAGAAAGAATGGAGCTAGAATCGTTATTCGGTATTATAACAGGTATGATTGTAATGGGTTATGCTAGCATTCAGTTGCAATTAACTTTCTATTGGTATGATGCCATTTTATTTATTCTCATGGTACTTGGTGGTGTGTTCGTGTATGCTGGTATTTTTATTATGCTAGCTAGCATTGGGTTCTGGTCTGATGCTAGAACTTCCATCATGCCAACGATGTATAATATCGGGAATTATGGACGTTATCCGGTTGATATTTATAATAATGTAATTAAATTTGTGTTAACGTGGATTCTGCCATTTGCCTTTGTGGGAGTCTACCCGGCTGCTTACTTTTTAAGAAAAGAAGAATGGTATGGCTATGCTTTTTTTACACCTGTAATGGGCCTTATATTTATAACACTCGCTGTTCTTCTGTGGAATATTGGCGTGACTAAATATCGAGGAGCGGGAAACTAATATCTAATAGCATGACAACCATCTCTCCAACATATGTTAGGACGAGGTGGTTTTCTTTGGTTAATTTACTATTTTTATCTGTCATTATGTTTAGTCTATATAAAAGCTTCAGTCAGATCTTTTTACGCCAAGAGCATAGAAAGAATTATATTTCGTTTGAAAATCTAGCCTTTTTATTTCTAGTTTATGTAAATGTATTAATTGGTTTTAGTTTGGTGTATACGATCTTTGAAATGAAGGGTATTCCAGTTTTGGTAGAGGGTGGCTCAATCCTTACTGGTGGTTTCCTTGAAATTCTCTCTTCCTCGTTATATTTTAGTGCCATTACTCTACTTTCTGTAGGATATGGGGATATTACCCCAATTGGAATAGGACGTTGGTTTGCTGTTTTAGAGGCATTAATCGGCTATATTATCCCTGCTGCCTTTGTTGTTAGAAGCATGGTTGATTTTGAACAAAGGCCAAACTAGGTGTCTAGTTTTTAACTTGCAAATCTCAAATGTAAACATGTTATTTTCTCTAGTAGAAATACTGTGTTTACTTTTTGTTTTTCACTGATAAATTGGTTAATTATGTTAAAATATATATCTAAAAAGATTGAAGTGCCTAAATATATTTTTAAAGGATTGGAGAGAAAAGGTTGGTTATAAGACTTGCTGAACATAAAGATATTCATGAGTTGATCAAAATGAGATGGGATTTTACAATTGAATATGACGAAAGTAAGAAGGATTCATCGTATGAAGATTTTGAAAAGGAATGTTATGTTTTTTTAGAAAAAGCATTAAACGGTGACACCTGGTTTATTTGGGTGGCTGAGGAAAACGGAACAGTGGTATCGCATATATACATAGAACTCATTCAAAAAGTACCTCGTCCTGGTAAAGTTACAAACTCATTTGCATATATGACCAATGTTTATACCATTCCAGAATATCGAAATATGGGTATTGGAAGTAAGGTGCTTGGTACAATTAACAAGTGGATAAAAGATAACAGCTATGAATTTGTTATTGTATGGCCAAGTGAGGACTCAATCAATTATTATAAGAAAAATGGATACATTCATAGTACAGAACCTATGGAGTATTTCCCTTCATAAAAAACAATTAAGAAAGGGCTAAGAGGAATCGTTCCTCTTAGCCCTTATTGATTAGATAGATCAAGTATTGTAAAAACTAATTACTAAATTAATGGGTAAATATGTTAAGATAATTGTATAGATTTGCAAATTTTTGTCAGTAATTAATTTTAATCTAGGCTGAGAGCAGAAGAGAAGGGATTAGTATGGAAAACAACTATACTCATATAAATCAAAAGCTATACTATAGCACAGTGTTAGTGGTTATATCACTTATGCTACTAGGATTGTTTGTTGATAATCCACTTCTTGAACATCCTGGACCAGGCTTTTTTACACATGGTGCTCTAGTGTGCCTTTTTTCTATGTGTCTCATAATCTATCCTAAATACAAGTCACATTTCATTAGAATCCTTATTATCGTGATAGGATCTAGTTATTTTTATAGTATTTTCTTTTTATATCCGAATACTTGGTCGAACTTTATTTTTTTATGTTTCATTCCGGCAATCTCTATCTTATTCTTCGATAGTAGGCTTTTTCATTACACCTTACTAACTAATACTTTTATAATCATTGGTCTATTAAGCTATATTGCTGTAGTTGATTCACCACACTTTTATCCTTACATTAGGGAAGACTTGATCGGTAATATTATTAATTTTCTAGGAAGCCAAGCGATTCTTTATTTTATTTTTTACATATCATATGGACGGTTGCAGAAACAAAAGCTCTATTATGAGCAAATTAAACAATCGGAGCGCTTGAAAACAACTGGACAGCTAGCTGCTGCTGTAGCACATGAAATTAGAAACCCTTTAACAGTTGTTAAGGGATTCTTACAAATCTATGAGAAAGAAAATAAATATAATGAGGAAAGTAATAGACATTATTCGTTAATGATTGATGAATTAAACACAGCAGAACAGGTAATATCTCAATTTTTATCCATTGCAAAACCAGACAAAGACACGAAGCCTGAACTCGTCAATGTGAAGACTGTTCTTCAAAGCGTAACGGACCTTCTGAACTCTTATGGGCTATTACGTGATAATAAGATTATTCTAAGAATGGATGAAGATTGTTATATTGCTGCGAATACCATAGAGTTTAAACAGCTTTTGATCAATATTATTAAGAATGCAATTGAAGCATCTCGTGTTGGTGACTCTGTTGTCATTACTGCTGAGAGTAAAAAGAGCTTGGTTGAAATTAAAGTGATTGATCAAGGGCAAGGTATGTCAAAGGAAGAAATAGATTCTCTTGGCACTCCATTTTATTCGTTAAAAAGTAAAGGGACCGGACTTGGTATGATGATTTGCTTTAATATCGCTACAAAGTATAAAGGAAGCATCTCGTTTAGTAGCGAAAAGGGTGTAGGTACAACGGTTACCATTCGATTTCCATCGACAAATGTAAGGTAAGGCAAGGGGCTGCTATAGAGTGGCTCTTTTTTTGTGCTTTGGGAATAATGTTTAAGTATTAAACAATAATAAAATTATAAAAAATAATATTTTTTTATCGCAAAACAATAAATAATGTGTTAAAATCATCTTAATTATAAATAAATGAGGTGTATATATGAAAACAAAAAGTTCAACTCTCTTTTTAAAGGTTGCTGTTATTTTTATTGGTATTCCAGTACTTGCGCTGTGTCTATTTTTATTACCACAGATTGCAGGGGAGGCGAATGAAGCAGCAGAAAGAGGATCGGATTTAGCTTTTGTGGTATATGGAATTCTAATGATTATGTATGTATCAGCGGTTCCATTTTACTTCGCATTGTACCAATCTTTTAACCTTTTAAGTTATATTGACAAGAACCAAGCTTTCTCTGAGTTATCGGTAAGTGCTTTATATAAGATCAAGAATTGTGCTTTAATTATTAGTGGTTTATATGTGATTGCTCTCCCGTTAGTCTATATATTTGCAGAGGTAGACGATGCACCAGGGCTCATCATTGTCGGGTTGGTGATGGTATTTGCTCCCCTGGTGGTTGCTGTCTTTGCTGCTGTTCTTCAAAGACTTTTACAAGAAGCCATTGAAATCAAATCTGAAAACGACTTAATAGTTTGAGGTGAAAAACATGGCGATAATTATTAATATTGATGTGATGCTAGCTAAAAGAAAAATGAGCGTAACCGAGCTTTCGGAAAGAGTTGGAATTACCATGGCTAACCTTTCTATCTTAAAAAATGGCAAGGCTAAGGCAGTCCGATTATCAACATTAGAAGCAATTTGTAAAGCTTTGGACTGTCAACCTGGAGATCTATTAGAGTACCGAAGTGATGATGAAGATTAGAAGATGACTCCTTGATAGGGTAAGTTTTTTAGTTCAATCTTGGGAGGCACTAGATTCATGGGAGCACTAAAACAACTTGTTCGTTTTGGTTGGGTCCAGGCCCTATCATGTTTGTTTCCGGTCGTAATATTTGCTTCATTGGCACTAACACAATTCATTCCACTTCTTTTCCTACCCCGGTATGACTGGCTGCTGATCATTTGTCTACTCATGCAGTGGGTGATGCTCCGTTCTGGGCTTGAAACACGAGATGAACTAAAGGTAATAACATTGTTTCACTGTATTGGTCTTGCTCTTGAATTATTTAAAGTTCATATGGGTTCTTGGTCATATCCTGAAGAAGGTTATTTTAAAATTCTAGGGGTGCCTCTGTATAGCGGGTTCATGTACGCAAGTGTAGCGAGTTACCTTTGTCAGGCTTGGAGAAGACTACAAGTGGAATTGATTAAGTGGCCATCGTTTAAATTAGTCGTGCCTCTTGCGGCTGCCATTTACTTGAATTTTTTCACACACCATTATTTGGTTGATATTCGTTGGGTGTTGTCTGGTCTCGTTATCATTGTCTTCTGGCAATCTTGGGTAACGTACGAGGTTGGAGGAACCCGGTACCGAATGCCAATTGTATGTTCATTTGTACTGATTGGATTCTTTATATGGATTGCTGAAAATATTGCCACCTTCTTTGGTGCTTGGGAATATCCGAACCAAACGGACGTATGGAGTCTCGTTCATTTAGGGAAGGTGAGTTCCTGGCTTCTGTTGGTGATCGTGAGCTTTCTAATAGTGGCAACCTTAAAGCTGGTTAAGAGTAGAGGCCCCATAACTAAAAAAGATATTGGTCAATATTTATAGTATGAGAAACAAAGTCAAAGTTCTGACTTTGTTTTTTTAGATATATCAGGAGGGATTAACTCTATTTAGATTGAATATATGTATCTATATAGAAAGATCCCTTTTTAAAGGTTGGAACGGACTGGAGGGGAATGTATGAGTATAGAAATAATGGGATTACTACTTATATTACTAATTTATCTAGTTATCTCACAGTGGTTTCTAAAACGAAAACTTCATATTAAGGAAGTTCGCAAAAGCATATTAAGCGGTTACCGAAAAAAGAGATATGTTTACACCGAATTTTTACTGTTTATATTATTGTTTGTAAGTACCTTTTATATGATTGAAGACTTAGGTGCTTTTTCATTCTTGCCTCTATTTATGTTTTTTCTTCTAACAAATGTTTTGCGAGGGATTGAGGAATGGATCGAAAATAGAAGCGAAAAGGGATACTATCACGACTGGTTGTCTTCGGTAGCGTTCCTAATTATAATCATATTTTTATTGATCGTGTGACCAGAACAAAAGGCGCAAGCGCCCCGTTTAGCCTCAGGCATAGCAAATGTTCCTTGAAGAGAAAAAGGGTGATGTTTCCCTTTTGCTCTTCAAGGGTTATCCCGGTCTAACTGGCGCTAACTAAAGGAATATACAAAATTAGTTTGAATTAAAGCGCCAGTAAGACCCCGATTGGTTCAACTAACCATCAGAAAATCACTGATGGAAGTTTCACTGTATCTGACCTCGAGGGGCTGGGCGCTGTAGCTGGATTACTCCAAACCATTGAAACCAAACATGCCAATAAATTTTATACTTTCCTATAATTTTAAAAAAAGCCACTGCAATTATTCAGCAGCGGCTTGCTTGTCTTCATTATTAGAATGACGCAGAGGAATTTCTCGTAAAAAGAATGTTAGTAAAAAAGCAATGGTCATTATGGCTGCCCCAATAAGAAACACACCGGTAAGAGAAAAAGCTAACGATTCACGAAGTGTTCCGACTAGCTGTTCGAACAAAGGAAGCATTTCCGGAGTTAAACTGTTCTTTGCTTGATCTAGTTGATCTGGGTTCATTAGAATTTGAGGATTCGAGAAGTTTGCTAATCCGGTTCGATCCGTCTCAGGTGGTAAGCCAGCAACTAACTCCTTCATTTTATCCTCCATTCTAATAGTCATGACTGACCCTAAAACAGCTACCCCAACTGTTCCTCCAATCTGACGAAATAACTGAGTAGATGCAGTTGCCACGCCGAGATTTGAGTGGCTCACAGCATTTTGAACGGTTAGGGTGAATACAGGGAAGCAAGCACCTAACCCAAATCCCACAATAATCATGTTCATGACGGCTACCAAATTAGAGGTTTCTGATGACATAAATGACATGGATATCAAGCCAGCAGTCATTAATAATAATCCACCTAACGCGAAAATCTTATATTTACCTGTTTTCGTGATATATTGACCAATAATTGAACTAGATGCAACCATGCTTAATGTCATAGGCATCATAATAAGACCAGAAGCTGTTGCCGAGGTACCGATTACTCCTTGAACGAAAAAGGGCATGTACATAATCGTTCCGAACATTCCGGCACCAAGTAAGAACCCAATTCCATTAGAAAGTGAAAAAATATCATTTTTAAACAAATCTAAAGGTAAGACTGGACTTGTTACTTTTCGCTCCACCTGTATGAACAATAGTAAAGAAATAATAGAAGCTGTAAATAAGCCAAGGATCGTATACGAAGTCCACTCGTATTGATTTCCTGCCCAGCTAAAGGCAAGCAATACAGGAACAATAATAAAGGTAATGAGAATAGATCCTAGATAGTCAATTTTCTCAGAAGGTCTCCGCTCAGTGGTTGGAAACAATGAAACAATCAATAAGAATGCTATAATTCCAAACGGTAGAAATACCCAAAATACCCATTTCCAATGTATGTGGTCGACAATCCAACCGCCAAGTGTTGGACCAAATACACTGGCAAGACCAAAAACAGACCCCATTAACCCTTGCCAACGACCTCGTTCACGAGGAGAAAATAAATCACCTACCGCTGTAAAGGCAGTAGACATAATCATTCCTGCACCTAAACCTTGGATTCCTCTATAAGCAATTAGGTGAATGATCGTTCCTGCTGTCCCACATAAAAGTGATCCTACAATAAAAATACCAATTCCAATTAGAATAAATGGTTTACGTCCATAAATATCAGATAGCTTCCCAACTAAAATAGCTGTAACACTTGAAGTTAACATAAAGATGGTGAATACCCAGTTAAAATACTCAATTCCACCTAAGTCCGAAACAATTCGAGGAAGTGCTGTACCAACAATGGTTTGATTTAATGCTGCAAAAAGCATGGCAGACATAATCGCAATCATAATCGTAATTTTTCTCTTATGATCTAAGTTCTCCATAGCAAATCCCCCCTTACATTTTAAATTTTTGAAATAAAGATATGAGCGTTAGGATTTCTTCGTTAGAAAGTCCATCAAAAGTTGAAAATAAATAGTCCGTTTTTTTGTTATGAAGTTTTTCGAATAAAGTCGCGCCAGTTGGTGTTAAAGTAATTTCGACAACTCTTCTGTCTTCTAATGAGCGCTCTCTTGTGACATAGTCTTTTTCAACCAACGAATCCGCAACAGAGGTTATATGACTAGATGTCACCTTTAATTCATTAGAAATAGATGAGACCTTACTTGATCCATTTTCATGGAGATACTTGAGGAGTATAAATTCACTTCTATTTACTTCATCCCCAAGTGTTTCATTAATCCCTTTTCTTAAAGCTCTGATTGTATATTGAAAGGTACGTTCAAGTTCAACCATTAGTTCATCTCTTTTTGTCATGTCCTCATCACCTTATAAATAGTTAATATAGTTAATTATTCAGTAACCGAAATAAATTGTCAATTTTTTTGTATAAACTAGACCATAGTCTATACATGGGTGCGGGGAAGAGAATAAGTTATCTTATAGGGAACCCCCCCTCAATTTAGCTAGAGCGGTCAAGGCGAGAGAGTGATTTTCTCGCCTTTTTTTAGTAGAATTTAATAAGATAGGAGTAGAGGGAAAGGGAGGCTATAAGGTGAAAATTGTATCGACGATAAGGATAGCACCAGAACTGCAAGAAGAACTTAAAGAACGTTTCAAGAATGTCGACCTGATTTTTTATAAAAATATGAAAGAAGCAGAAGATGAAATAAAAAATGTAGAGGTTATTTTAACCTATGGAGAAGATCTAACACCTCTTCGTATTGAAAGAGCAAAAGTACTAAAGTGGATCATGGTTATGTCTGCTGGAGTGGAAAAACTACCTTTTGAAGAAATTAAGCAACGGGATATCTTAGTGACAAATGCCCGAGGGATACATAAAATTCCAATGGCTGAATATACAGTGGGAATGATGCTGCAGTATTGTAAGCAGTTAAAAGGTCTTTATGATCAAGAAAAGGAAGGTAATTGGAATAGAGGCATCTCGATATCTGAGTTGAATGGGAAAACTACATTAATAATCGGAGCGGGGGCAATTGGAGGACAAATTGCTAAGCTATGTAAGGCGTTTGGAATGAGAACTCTTGGTATTAATACAAGTGGTGCTGCAGTGGAAGGTATAGATGAAATGACGACCATTGATGAACTAGATTTATTTCTTCCAGTTGCTGATTTTGTTATTTCTGTTCTGCCAAGTACTAATGAAACAAAGGGATTACTAAAGCGTAAGCATTTTGAAAAAATGAAGGATAGTTCGGTGTTTATTAATATAGGAAGAGGTAGTGTTATTGAGGAAGCAGAGTTAGTTGAAATTATGAAGGAGCAATTAATCGCACACGCGATCCTTGATGTCTTTGAGAAAGAGCCACTTCCTAAAGAACATGACTTCTGGAAAATGGTAAATGTGACAGTCACACCGCATATTTCGAGTATTACAACTAACTATTTACCACGAGCATTTGATATATTTGAGGAGAATCTACATATTTATAAAACTAAACAAAACCATTTTATTAATAAGATTAATCTAGAGCGGGGGTATTAAGTTGAAGATTTATACAAAGTCCGGTGATAAAGGAACAACTTCATTAGTTTATGGTCAGCGAGTGGCGAAGCATGATACTCGAGTGGAAGCCTACGGAACATGTGATGAGGCAAATTCTCTAATAGGTCTAGCTTTAAGTTATATTCAGCTAGTTAAATTTGAAGACAGCGAAACGATAGAGGAAGCTTTACGTAAAATTCAAACGACGATTTTCCATGTGGGGGCAGAATTGGCCACTCCTGCTGGAAAGGAAGTAAAGTGGAAGTTATCTGAACAGGATGTTACGTGGTTAGAGGAAGTAATGGATCAATGGAATGATAAGCTTCCACCTTTAACGAACTTTATATTGCCAGGAGGTTCTCAGGCAGGTGCAACACTGCATTTGGCTCGTACCGTTGTAAGAAGAGCTGAAAGAAGGGCAGTCATTATTGAGGGTGTAAACCCTTTAGTACTTTCGTATCTAAATCGACTATCAGACTTCTTATTTATTGCTGGTAGATATGTGAACCATCTACTTCAAGAACCAGAACCTACTCTTCATCAGTAATTAAAAAAGATAGAACAACATATACTAAAGAGACGAATATTGACAAAAAGAGTAATAAGCATATACACTAATTATAACAATTATAAAATAATAATTCTTTTTAAAGTGAGGTGCATGACGGTGTCATTACAATTAAAAGATGCGCTGGAAACGTTGAAAGATTCAGGAGTCAGAATAACTCCACAACGTCATGCGATTTTAGAATACTTAATTCAAACTATGACTCATCCTACTGCTGATGATATTTTTAAAGCTTTAGAAGGTAAGTTTCCTAATATGAGTGTGGCGACTGTCTATAATAATTTAAGAGTCTTTC from Bacillus mesophilus harbors:
- a CDS encoding MarR family winged helix-turn-helix transcriptional regulator — encoded protein: MTKRDELMVELERTFQYTIRALRKGINETLGDEVNRSEFILLKYLHENGSSKVSSISNELKVTSSHITSVADSLVEKDYVTRERSLEDRRVVEITLTPTGATLFEKLHNKKTDYLFSTFDGLSNEEILTLISLFQKFKM
- a CDS encoding NAD(P)-dependent oxidoreductase produces the protein MKIVSTIRIAPELQEELKERFKNVDLIFYKNMKEAEDEIKNVEVILTYGEDLTPLRIERAKVLKWIMVMSAGVEKLPFEEIKQRDILVTNARGIHKIPMAEYTVGMMLQYCKQLKGLYDQEKEGNWNRGISISELNGKTTLIIGAGAIGGQIAKLCKAFGMRTLGINTSGAAVEGIDEMTTIDELDLFLPVADFVISVLPSTNETKGLLKRKHFEKMKDSSVFINIGRGSVIEEAELVEIMKEQLIAHAILDVFEKEPLPKEHDFWKMVNVTVTPHISSITTNYLPRAFDIFEENLHIYKTKQNHFINKINLERGY
- a CDS encoding cob(I)yrinic acid a,c-diamide adenosyltransferase, producing the protein MKIYTKSGDKGTTSLVYGQRVAKHDTRVEAYGTCDEANSLIGLALSYIQLVKFEDSETIEEALRKIQTTIFHVGAELATPAGKEVKWKLSEQDVTWLEEVMDQWNDKLPPLTNFILPGGSQAGATLHLARTVVRRAERRAVIIEGVNPLVLSYLNRLSDFLFIAGRYVNHLLQEPEPTLHQ